In Actinomycetes bacterium, the DNA window TCTCCCTGCTCGAGGGCGCCAACCGCCTGGGGCTCGCCGAGCGGCTGGACTGGGCCTGGCGCTGCCACACCTTCGACGTCGCCGTGGACGCCGGCATGGCCGTCGAGCTGCACCTGACGCCGGAGCCGGCGACGTACGCCGTCCCGTGCCCGCCACGCCTCGCGGTGTCCTTCGCTCGTGGTCGACGGGCCCTGACCGTCGTGGCCGAGCTGCACGACGACTCCTTCGCCGACCTCGCCAAGCTGCGCCGCGCGGTCGAGGAGATGCGCGGCTGGGGCTGGGGCCTCGCCGTCGACGACCTGGCCGACGACGAGGCCGTCACCTCGGCGCTGCCGTGGCTGCGCCCGGACTACGTCCAGGTGGACGTGAGCCGACCAGGCCGGGCCTCGTCCGACCGGACCCGCGCCTGGGTCGAGACCGGGCGCTCGGTCGGCGCGCGGGTGATGGCGATCGGCGTCGACGGCCCGCGCCAGCGGGCGGAGGCCGTCGCGCTCGACGCCGACTGCGCCCGT includes these proteins:
- a CDS encoding EAL domain-containing protein; its protein translation is MGPDHAGWRTTTAITVKVRLTTVDQGLMSLTGDLERARATRVAIEELIAEPSLLGPDFQPIRRLSDDTVVGQKATGRGRPGTEVGDTLSLLEGANRLGLAERLDWAWRCHTFDVAVDAGMAVELHLTPEPATYAVPCPPRLAVSFARGRRALTVVAELHDDSFADLAKLRRAVEEMRGWGWGLAVDDLADDEAVTSALPWLRPDYVQVDVSRPGRASSDRTRAWVETGRSVGARVMAIGVDGPRQRAEAVALDADCARGLALGAPSPSPQS